From the Fusobacterium varium genome, one window contains:
- a CDS encoding YitT family protein, whose translation MKNFLFIILGNLIFALGIATFVIPNGLIMGGSTGLALSVQHFLGIDIAITVAVINIVTFLAGLFILGKKFAATTLISTFIFPFFLNYFKDIEKLKHITSDTLLSAIFAALLVGAGVGIVLRVGASTGGLDIPAIILNKKRGVPIAIILYAIDVSILLSQMIFSNIEQILYGIIIVLITTMVINKVIVYGKNDFMVTIISEKYLEISENIHSKIDRGTTFIDIQTGYKKNNQQAVMSVISKRELHSLNKLVQEIDPKAFIIINQVNQVKGRGFSLDKHI comes from the coding sequence ATGAAAAACTTTTTATTTATCATCTTAGGAAATCTAATCTTTGCTCTTGGAATAGCCACTTTTGTAATACCAAATGGTTTAATTATGGGAGGAAGTACTGGACTTGCTCTCTCAGTTCAACATTTTTTAGGAATTGATATAGCTATCACTGTTGCTGTTATCAACATTGTCACTTTTTTAGCTGGATTATTTATTTTAGGTAAAAAATTTGCAGCTACTACTTTAATCAGTACTTTTATTTTTCCATTTTTTCTTAATTATTTTAAAGATATTGAAAAATTAAAACACATTACTTCTGATACTTTATTGTCTGCTATTTTTGCTGCTTTATTAGTTGGAGCTGGAGTAGGAATTGTTTTAAGAGTAGGTGCCTCTACTGGTGGGCTTGATATTCCTGCTATTATTTTAAATAAGAAGAGAGGTGTTCCTATAGCTATTATTCTTTATGCTATTGATGTTTCAATTCTTCTATCTCAAATGATCTTCTCCAATATAGAACAGATCTTATATGGAATTATTATAGTTTTAATTACAACTATGGTTATTAACAAAGTTATTGTCTATGGAAAAAATGATTTTATGGTTACGATAATTAGTGAAAAATATTTAGAGATCAGTGAAAATATTCACAGTAAAATTGATAGAGGAACTACTTTTATAGATATTCAAACAGGTTATAAAAAGAATAATCAACAAGCTGTTATGAGTGTTATTTCAAAAAGAGAGTTGCACTCTTTAAATAAATTAGTACAAGAGATTGATCCTAAGGCTTTTATTATCATCAATCAAGTAAATCAAGTTAAAGGAAGAGGATTCTCTTTAGATAAACATATATAA
- a CDS encoding helix-turn-helix domain-containing protein → MILTKKVRLYPTKEQEQKLWQSVRTARFIYNYTLAKQEENYRNGGKFISDGIIRKELTQLKRLELTWLNEVSNNVTKQAVKDACNAYKNFFKGLANKPKFKSKKKSKPSFYNDPIKLKVKEKKVLIEKVGWIKTNEQIPRDVKYNNPRITYDNKYWYISVGIEVDKKQEELTDISLGIDLGLKDLAICSDGKVFKNINKTKKVKKLEKRLKQKQRQISRKYEMNKIKKEGGGSCQFIKTKNIEKLEETTKLIHRKLTNIRNNYLHQVTTS, encoded by the coding sequence ATGATACTTACAAAGAAAGTTAGACTTTATCCAACTAAAGAGCAAGAACAAAAATTGTGGCAATCTGTAAGAACTGCTAGGTTTATCTATAATTATACTCTTGCGAAACAGGAAGAAAATTATAGAAATGGTGGTAAATTTATTAGCGATGGAATTATCAGAAAAGAATTAACTCAATTAAAGAGATTAGAACTAACTTGGTTAAATGAAGTATCAAATAATGTTACTAAACAAGCTGTAAAAGACGCTTGTAATGCCTATAAAAATTTTTTTAAAGGTTTAGCTAATAAGCCAAAATTTAAGAGTAAAAAGAAAAGTAAACCTAGTTTTTATAATGATCCTATAAAATTAAAAGTTAAAGAGAAAAAAGTATTAATTGAAAAAGTAGGTTGGATAAAAACAAACGAACAAATACCAAGGGATGTTAAATATAACAATCCTAGAATTACTTATGATAATAAATATTGGTATATATCTGTTGGAATAGAAGTTGATAAAAAACAAGAAGAATTAACAGATATTTCATTAGGTATAGATTTAGGATTAAAAGATTTGGCTATTTGTTCAGATGGAAAAGTTTTTAAAAATATTAATAAAACTAAAAAAGTTAAAAAATTAGAAAAAAGATTAAAGCAGAAACAAAGACAAATAAGTAGAAAATATGAGATGAATAAAATTAAAAAAGAAGGGGGTGGAAGTTGCCAATTTATAAAAACTAAAAATATAGAAAAATTAGAGGAAACGACAAAACTAATACATAGGAAATTAACAAATATTAGAAATAACTATCTTCATCAAGTTACAACAAGTA
- the glpX gene encoding class II fructose-bisphosphatase, with translation MKRELALEFARVTEAAALAAYKWVGRGNKEAADQAAVDAMRTMLNRVAIDGEIVIGEGEIDEAPMLYIGEKVGKAYYKCEEEGEPEDDYCSPVDIAVDPVEGTRMTAQGQANAITVLAVANKGSFLKAPDMYMEKLIVGPEAKGVIDLEKPLMENIHNVAKALNKDLTDLMIVILDKPRHSQIIKDLQNLGIKIYALPDGDVAGSILTCIIDSDVDMLYGIGGAPEGVISAAVIRALGGDMNARLKLRSEVKGVTLENDKISTFEKRRCEEMGLNVGEVLRMDDLVKDDEVIFSATGITGGDLLEGIKRKGSIARTQTLVVRGKSKTVRYINSVHNLDFKDDKITHLVK, from the coding sequence ATGAAAAGAGAATTAGCACTTGAATTTGCTAGAGTAACTGAGGCTGCAGCATTAGCAGCTTACAAATGGGTTGGAAGAGGAAATAAGGAAGCAGCAGATCAAGCAGCAGTTGATGCTATGAGAACTATGCTTAACAGAGTAGCTATTGATGGTGAAATTGTTATTGGAGAGGGAGAGATAGATGAAGCTCCTATGCTATATATAGGGGAAAAAGTTGGTAAAGCTTACTATAAATGCGAAGAAGAAGGAGAACCTGAAGATGACTACTGCTCTCCAGTTGATATAGCTGTTGACCCAGTAGAGGGAACTAGAATGACTGCACAAGGACAAGCTAATGCTATTACAGTACTTGCTGTTGCAAATAAAGGAAGTTTCTTAAAAGCTCCTGATATGTACATGGAAAAACTAATTGTTGGTCCTGAAGCAAAAGGAGTTATTGACTTAGAAAAACCACTTATGGAAAATATCCACAATGTAGCTAAAGCTTTAAATAAAGATTTAACTGATCTTATGATTGTTATTCTTGACAAACCAAGACATTCACAAATTATTAAAGATCTTCAAAACCTAGGAATAAAAATTTATGCTCTCCCTGATGGTGACGTTGCAGGTTCAATACTAACTTGTATTATTGATTCTGATGTAGATATGCTTTATGGTATTGGAGGAGCTCCTGAAGGAGTTATCTCTGCTGCTGTTATCAGAGCTCTTGGTGGAGATATGAATGCAAGACTTAAACTAAGAAGCGAAGTTAAAGGTGTTACTTTAGAAAATGATAAAATCTCTACATTTGAAAAAAGAAGATGTGAAGAGATGGGACTTAATGTTGGAGAAGTTCTAAGAATGGATGATCTTGTTAAAGATGATGAGGTTATCTTCTCTGCTACTGGTATAACTGGTGGAGATCTTTTAGAAGGAATTAAAAGAAAAGGAAGTATAGCTAGAACTCAAACTCTTGTTGTAAGAGGAAAAAGTAAAACAGTTAGATATATAAATTCTGTTCATAACTTAGATTTCAAAGATGATAAAATTACTCATCTTGTTAAATAA
- a CDS encoding DUF2023 family protein: MEVFIHHIYEYQKGIRNLILHTTEKENIEFIQNKLNAENISFIIYPLGCNRINVFFGAKECVEVIKNINKPSLTTYTPEEDFILGIMLGYDRRRQCERFLKFKEREKIKIA, translated from the coding sequence ATGGAGGTATTTATACATCATATTTATGAATATCAAAAAGGAATTAGAAATCTGATTTTACATACAACAGAAAAAGAAAATATTGAGTTTATACAAAATAAATTAAATGCTGAAAATATTAGTTTTATTATTTACCCATTAGGCTGCAATAGAATAAATGTTTTCTTTGGAGCAAAAGAGTGTGTTGAAGTAATTAAAAATATAAATAAACCATCTTTAACAACTTATACTCCTGAAGAAGATTTTATTTTAGGAATTATGTTGGGATATGATAGAAGAAGACAGTGTGAAAGATTTTTAAAATTTAAAGAGAGAGAAAAAATAAAAATAGCTTAA
- the def gene encoding peptide deformylase yields MIYELKKYGDPILREKSTEVEVIDEKIQEILDNMVETMYETKGVGLAAPQVGLNKRMFVADWSGEGEALRKVINPVITPLTEELIDWEEGCLSVPGIYKKVERPKKVRIEYLNEKGEKVVEELEGFPAIVVQHEFDHLEAILFVDKISPMAKRMISKKLQALKKETLKSLTEE; encoded by the coding sequence GTGATTTATGAATTAAAAAAATATGGAGATCCTATACTTAGAGAAAAAAGTACAGAAGTAGAGGTAATTGATGAAAAAATTCAAGAGATTTTAGATAACATGGTTGAAACTATGTATGAAACAAAGGGAGTTGGACTTGCAGCTCCTCAAGTAGGTCTTAATAAAAGAATGTTTGTTGCTGATTGGAGTGGAGAAGGAGAAGCTTTAAGAAAAGTTATCAATCCTGTTATAACTCCACTTACAGAAGAACTTATAGATTGGGAAGAGGGATGTTTAAGTGTTCCTGGTATCTATAAAAAAGTAGAAAGACCTAAAAAAGTAAGAATAGAATACCTAAATGAAAAAGGAGAAAAAGTTGTTGAAGAACTTGAAGGTTTTCCAGCTATTGTTGTACAACATGAATTTGACCACCTTGAAGCAATTCTATTTGTAGATAAAATCTCTCCAATGGCTAAAAGAATGATTAGTAAAAAACTTCAAGCTTTAAAGAAAGAAACTTTAAAATCTCTTACAGAGGAATAG
- a CDS encoding transpeptidase family protein — MLKNFKILILLLNFIGIGVSIYYKLFKLTTLAIILLIYFIYIFIDRKEMKTKNNFNKRAMISYNIILFCFMLIFFRLIQVQIFDHDFYLEKARKQTITSNKNSGNRGSIFDANGKSLAFNKNIYDLGIDPARAYENPDIVVALKEIIAKPFIKLNEKKFLTELKQASENEKKYKLISRNLSENERAEIEEILNKYKLNKREFIFDRNIERTYYKKDIYNDLIGLIGYTANFQHEKEGIFGIEKQYEDYLKEKTILRERPYAQNRRLRLPTSNDEIRINLNGKNVFMTIDNDLQFILNDEVKKKFISSSSEEAYGIIMDPNNGKILATAAFTRKKRALRNPIFQNQFEPGSTFKPIIVASALNEGLIKRSSKFDVKDGTIKKYRHTIRESSRSTKGVLTTDEVLKKSSNVGMVLIGDTFTDETFEKYLKAFGLYDRTGVDFPAEIKPYTTPYRKWDKLKKSTMSFGQGIVVSPIQLATAFSAVINGGTLYKPYLVEKITDENNIVIRRNLPTPIRQVISPEISANMREILESVVSDGTAKKGIVEGYRVGGKTGTAQLSTRGGYIRHEYLASFIGFFPADKPQYLVLVMFMKPQGETIFEKFGGATAAPVFGEIVKRITKNKNILSQNVSKISETTEIETLNRNTDILTVEMPDLKGLSPKDVIYIFKDTNIDVKISGKGLVDSQKPVAGTPLENIKQIEVILK, encoded by the coding sequence GTGTTAAAAAATTTTAAAATTCTAATTTTACTTTTAAATTTTATTGGAATAGGGGTTTCTATTTATTATAAACTTTTTAAACTGACAACTTTAGCAATAATATTGCTTATTTATTTTATATATATATTTATTGATAGAAAAGAGATGAAAACTAAAAATAATTTTAATAAAAGAGCTATGATCTCATATAATATAATTCTTTTTTGTTTTATGTTGATCTTTTTTAGACTTATACAAGTTCAAATATTTGACCATGATTTTTACTTGGAAAAAGCAAGAAAACAAACAATTACAAGTAATAAAAATTCTGGAAATAGAGGTAGCATTTTTGATGCAAATGGAAAAAGTTTAGCCTTTAATAAAAATATATATGATTTAGGAATTGATCCTGCAAGAGCTTATGAAAATCCTGATATCGTAGTAGCTCTTAAAGAGATAATTGCTAAACCATTTATCAAATTAAATGAGAAAAAATTTCTTACTGAATTGAAACAAGCTAGTGAAAATGAAAAAAAATATAAATTAATTAGTAGAAATTTAAGTGAAAACGAAAGAGCAGAAATAGAGGAGATCTTAAATAAATATAAATTAAATAAAAGGGAGTTTATTTTTGATAGAAATATTGAAAGAACTTATTACAAAAAAGATATATACAATGATTTAATAGGACTTATAGGTTATACAGCAAACTTTCAACATGAAAAAGAGGGAATTTTTGGAATAGAAAAGCAATATGAAGATTATCTAAAGGAAAAAACTATTCTTAGAGAAAGACCTTATGCACAAAATAGAAGGTTACGTCTACCTACTTCTAATGATGAGATTAGAATAAATCTCAATGGAAAAAATGTGTTTATGACAATTGATAATGATCTCCAATTTATTTTAAATGATGAGGTTAAGAAAAAATTTATCTCTTCTAGTTCTGAAGAAGCTTATGGAATAATTATGGATCCTAATAATGGTAAGATTTTAGCAACTGCTGCTTTTACTAGAAAAAAAAGAGCCTTAAGAAATCCTATATTTCAAAACCAATTTGAGCCAGGTTCTACTTTTAAACCTATAATTGTAGCTTCTGCTTTAAATGAAGGTTTAATAAAAAGGAGCAGCAAATTTGATGTTAAAGATGGAACTATCAAAAAATATAGACATACTATTAGAGAAAGTTCTAGAAGTACTAAGGGAGTTTTGACAACTGACGAGGTTTTAAAAAAATCTAGTAATGTTGGAATGGTACTTATTGGTGATACTTTCACTGATGAAACTTTTGAAAAGTATCTAAAAGCTTTTGGATTGTATGATAGAACAGGAGTTGACTTTCCTGCTGAAATAAAACCTTATACTACTCCATATAGAAAATGGGATAAACTTAAAAAAAGCACAATGTCTTTTGGACAAGGAATTGTAGTTAGTCCTATTCAACTTGCTACTGCTTTTTCTGCTGTTATTAATGGTGGAACTTTATATAAACCATATCTTGTAGAAAAAATAACTGATGAAAATAATATTGTTATTAGGAGAAATCTTCCTACTCCTATTAGACAAGTTATCTCGCCTGAAATATCAGCTAATATGAGAGAGATATTAGAAAGTGTTGTTAGTGATGGAACTGCAAAAAAAGGTATTGTTGAGGGATATCGTGTAGGAGGTAAAACTGGTACTGCTCAATTAAGTACTCGTGGAGGATATATAAGACATGAATATCTAGCTTCATTTATAGGATTTTTCCCTGCTGACAAACCACAGTATCTAGTTTTAGTAATGTTTATGAAACCACAAGGGGAGACTATTTTTGAAAAATTTGGTGGTGCTACTGCTGCTCCTGTTTTTGGTGAAATTGTTAAGAGAATAACTAAAAATAAAAATATACTCTCTCAAAATGTATCTAAAATTAGTGAAACTACTGAGATTGAAACTCTTAATAGAAATACAGATATATTAACTGTTGAGATGCCAGATTTAAAAGGATTAAGTCCTAAAGATGTAATATATATATTTAAAGATACAAATATTGATGTTAAAATATCTGGTAAAGGGCTTGTTGATTCTCAAAAACCAGTAGCTGGAACACCTTTAGAAAACATCAAACAAATAGAGGTTATTTTAAAATAG
- the priA gene encoding primosomal protein N', translating to MRYYKIFVDNTSGLFTYSDENSQYEIGDRVKVSFRNRERSGIIICEDKPENIDFKVLPILEKLDNEIQLSKNYIKLLIWIKKYYLTSFEQVFTAALPSDLKVKYNTYYYFSDIENIFSEKIYTKYSEKVIDFIRKKLTVSRGTLNGHFTSAIIKEMLKNEILLNINEKNIGLNYWYDINYIENPKFLEVIEYFKKREAFPKSSLENSFSKIELEKLIKDGVFSVKKVLKEKEGEKEIKIFSNTLNENSITLTPEQLKAKDTIITGENRFYLLKGVTGSGKTEVYLELIKEAFKKGKGSIFLVPEISLTPQMVERFKSEFKESIAILHSKLSPKERADEWFSIYSGAKKIVLGVRSAILAPVQNLQYIILDEEHENTYKQDNNPRYNAKYVAIKRAELEDAKLILGSATPSVESYYYAKKNIFTLIEMNSRYNNIQLPEIEIIDMKKEDDLFFSKKLLDEIKLNLLKGEQVMLLLNRKGYSTYIQCKDCGHVEECSHCSIKSSFYASQNVLKCNYCGRVKKYTGHCSKCGSTNLIHSGKGVERIEEEVKKYFPSANVIRVDSESSKNKEFFEKMYFDFLDKKYDIMIGTQMISKGLHFPNVTLVGVINADTTLNFPDFRAGEKTFQLVTQVAGRAGRGDKKGRVIVQTYQPEHYTFNKIETNDYEGFYNEEISNRELLEYPPFSKTINIGISSKFEKELEKFVNEFFDDIVDDNVEMFGPMKSLVYRVKDRFRYNIFIKGDRKNISIFKKTLEKKLEKYHSQSKFRIVIDVDPINLI from the coding sequence ATGAGATATTATAAGATTTTTGTAGATAATACTTCTGGACTTTTCACCTACTCTGATGAAAATTCACAGTATGAAATAGGAGATAGAGTCAAGGTTTCCTTTCGTAATAGAGAACGTTCTGGTATAATTATATGTGAAGATAAGCCAGAGAATATTGATTTTAAAGTTCTTCCTATACTTGAAAAACTTGATAATGAAATTCAACTTTCTAAAAATTATATAAAACTTTTAATATGGATAAAAAAATATTACTTAACATCTTTTGAGCAAGTTTTTACTGCTGCTCTTCCATCAGATTTAAAAGTTAAATATAATACTTACTACTATTTTTCAGATATAGAAAATATCTTTTCTGAAAAAATTTATACTAAATATTCTGAAAAAGTGATAGATTTTATTAGAAAAAAATTAACTGTTTCACGTGGTACTTTAAATGGACACTTTACAAGTGCTATAATTAAAGAGATGCTAAAAAATGAGATATTATTAAATATCAATGAAAAAAATATAGGTTTAAATTATTGGTATGATATAAATTATATAGAGAATCCAAAATTTTTAGAGGTAATAGAGTATTTTAAAAAGAGAGAGGCTTTTCCTAAAAGTAGTTTAGAAAACAGTTTCTCTAAAATTGAATTGGAAAAATTAATAAAAGATGGTGTTTTTTCTGTAAAGAAAGTTTTAAAAGAAAAAGAGGGAGAGAAGGAAATAAAAATATTTTCAAATACTCTTAATGAAAATAGTATAACTTTGACTCCTGAACAACTAAAAGCTAAAGATACAATTATTACTGGAGAAAATAGATTTTATCTACTTAAAGGAGTTACAGGTTCTGGAAAAACAGAGGTCTACCTTGAACTAATAAAAGAGGCTTTTAAAAAGGGGAAGGGAAGTATATTTTTAGTTCCTGAAATATCTCTAACTCCTCAAATGGTAGAAAGATTTAAAAGTGAATTTAAAGAGAGTATAGCAATACTTCATAGTAAACTATCTCCTAAAGAGAGAGCTGATGAGTGGTTCTCTATATACTCTGGTGCTAAAAAAATTGTTTTAGGAGTAAGATCTGCTATTCTTGCTCCTGTTCAAAATTTACAATATATTATATTGGATGAAGAACATGAAAACACCTACAAACAAGATAATAATCCAAGATATAATGCTAAATATGTAGCTATAAAGAGAGCTGAGCTTGAAGATGCTAAACTGATTTTAGGTTCTGCAACTCCATCTGTTGAAAGTTATTACTATGCTAAGAAAAATATTTTTACATTGATTGAAATGAACTCTCGTTATAATAATATTCAACTACCAGAAATAGAAATAATAGATATGAAAAAAGAGGATGATCTATTTTTTAGTAAAAAACTCCTTGATGAGATAAAATTAAATCTCTTAAAGGGAGAACAAGTAATGTTACTTTTAAACAGAAAGGGATACTCTACATATATTCAGTGTAAAGATTGTGGGCATGTAGAAGAGTGTTCTCATTGTTCTATAAAAAGCAGTTTTTATGCTAGCCAAAATGTGTTAAAATGTAATTATTGTGGAAGAGTAAAAAAATACACTGGACATTGTAGTAAATGTGGAAGCACTAATCTTATTCATAGTGGAAAAGGAGTAGAGAGAATAGAGGAAGAGGTAAAAAAATACTTCCCTTCTGCCAATGTTATTCGTGTAGATTCTGAAAGTAGTAAGAATAAAGAATTCTTTGAAAAAATGTATTTTGACTTTTTAGATAAAAAATATGATATAATGATAGGTACACAGATGATATCAAAGGGATTACATTTTCCAAATGTTACCCTTGTAGGAGTTATCAATGCTGATACTACCTTAAACTTTCCAGACTTTCGTGCTGGTGAAAAGACATTTCAACTTGTCACTCAAGTAGCTGGTAGAGCTGGTAGAGGTGATAAAAAAGGTAGAGTTATTGTTCAAACTTATCAACCAGAACACTATACTTTTAACAAAATAGAAACAAATGATTATGAAGGATTTTATAATGAAGAAATATCTAATCGTGAACTTTTAGAGTATCCACCATTTTCTAAAACAATCAACATTGGAATATCATCAAAGTTTGAAAAAGAGTTAGAAAAATTTGTAAATGAGTTTTTTGATGATATAGTTGATGATAATGTAGAGATGTTTGGACCTATGAAAAGTTTAGTTTATAGAGTTAAAGATAGATTTAGATATAATATTTTCATTAAAGGAGATAGAAAAAATATTTCTATTTTCAAAAAAACACTTGAAAAGAAATTAGAAAAATATCATTCTCAATCAAAATTTAGAATTGTAATAGATGTTGATCCAATAAATTTAATATAA
- a CDS encoding septum formation initiator family protein yields the protein MNKSKIFCIVILLGVFYLFLPQIYRSYVKINKLNNEKKMILEKIQLEKNRIEEYNNSISALENDFKREQISRDRLQMVKEGEEIYRLINQK from the coding sequence ATGAACAAGAGCAAAATATTTTGTATAGTTATATTATTAGGTGTTTTTTATCTATTTTTACCACAAATTTATAGAAGTTATGTAAAAATAAATAAATTAAACAATGAAAAAAAAATGATATTAGAAAAAATTCAGTTGGAGAAAAATAGGATTGAGGAGTATAATAATTCTATAAGTGCTCTTGAAAATGATTTTAAAAGGGAACAAATTTCTCGTGACAGACTTCAAATGGTAAAAGAGGGCGAAGAAATCTATAGATTAATAAATCAAAAGTAG
- a CDS encoding sigma-70 family RNA polymerase sigma factor, with amino-acid sequence MVSSQTIKSAQQGNEMAIQEIFSKFKNIIQMRTKNYFFYGGDREDVIQEAMIGLLKAINGYDENKTASFTTFAILCIKRQIITAIKSSNAGKNRILNMAMINPETEDTSNISYSNKSFNFYNPEEIVMGKERFRELNRYLKTNLSKMENEVFEYMLAEMTYTEIAEKTGRTPKSIDNSIQRIKKKLNKFLEEYDKE; translated from the coding sequence ATGGTAAGTTCCCAAACAATAAAAAGTGCACAACAAGGAAATGAAATGGCAATACAAGAGATATTCTCTAAATTTAAGAATATTATTCAGATGAGAACTAAAAATTATTTTTTCTATGGTGGAGATAGAGAGGATGTTATTCAAGAGGCTATGATTGGTTTGCTAAAAGCTATAAATGGTTATGATGAGAATAAAACAGCATCTTTTACAACATTTGCTATTTTATGTATAAAACGTCAAATAATAACAGCTATAAAAAGTTCTAATGCAGGAAAAAATAGAATTTTGAATATGGCAATGATAAATCCTGAAACAGAGGATACTTCAAATATTAGTTATTCTAATAAATCTTTTAATTTTTATAATCCAGAAGAGATTGTAATGGGGAAGGAGAGATTTAGAGAGTTAAATAGATATTTAAAAACTAATCTTAGTAAAATGGAAAATGAGGTTTTTGAATATATGTTAGCTGAAATGACATATACAGAGATAGCTGAAAAAACAGGAAGAACACCTAAATCAATAGATAATAGTATTCAAAGAATAAAGAAAAAACTAAATAAATTTTTAGAAGAATATGACAAAGAATAG